From a region of the Burkholderia lata genome:
- a CDS encoding pyridoxal phosphate-dependent decarboxylase family protein, whose product MDELALLADADRRAHAYLAATNERRAFPDAAALAGLAAFDEPLPDTGRPADDVLRLLDEHGTPATVASNGPNYFGFVIGAALPAAAAAERLMLAWDQCASSYANSPVAATIERQAARWVVDVLGLPEGSAVGFGTSATACTLVALVAARRALLARKGWDVDADGLIGAPEVKVVISELAHITVKKALRVLGFGMKRLIIAPVDTHGRIDPAQLPPLDDMTILCVQAGEVNTGEFDPFAALIPPAKAAGAWVHVDGAFGLWARASSKRVLTDGIDGADSWTTDGHKWLNTPYDGAMVICRDAAALATAMNSDAVYLSGAQDAQKNLNLEFSRRARGIPVWAALRSLGRAGVATMVEQHCAQAARVADGLRAAGYDVLNRVVLNQVLVRAGTDDETAAILAAAQASGDVWFGATVWQGRPAFRISVSSWRTEDAHIDRLVALLTKLRGVHVR is encoded by the coding sequence ATGGACGAACTTGCATTGCTGGCCGACGCCGACCGGCGCGCGCACGCGTATCTGGCCGCGACGAACGAGCGGCGTGCGTTTCCCGACGCGGCCGCACTGGCCGGCCTTGCGGCGTTCGACGAGCCGCTGCCCGACACGGGCCGCCCGGCCGACGACGTGCTGCGCCTGCTCGACGAGCACGGCACGCCCGCGACCGTCGCGTCGAACGGACCGAACTACTTCGGCTTCGTGATCGGCGCCGCGTTGCCGGCGGCGGCGGCGGCCGAGCGGCTGATGCTCGCGTGGGACCAGTGCGCGTCGTCGTATGCGAATTCACCGGTGGCCGCGACGATCGAGCGCCAGGCCGCGCGCTGGGTCGTCGACGTGCTCGGGTTGCCTGAAGGCAGCGCGGTCGGTTTCGGCACGAGCGCGACGGCCTGCACGCTCGTCGCGCTGGTGGCCGCGCGGCGCGCGCTGCTCGCCCGCAAGGGCTGGGACGTCGACGCGGACGGCCTGATCGGCGCACCTGAAGTGAAGGTCGTGATCTCCGAGCTTGCGCACATCACGGTGAAGAAGGCGCTGCGCGTGCTCGGTTTCGGGATGAAGCGCCTCATCATCGCGCCGGTCGACACGCACGGCCGCATCGACCCGGCGCAATTGCCGCCGCTCGACGACATGACGATCCTTTGCGTGCAGGCGGGCGAAGTGAACACCGGCGAGTTCGATCCGTTCGCGGCGCTGATTCCGCCCGCGAAGGCGGCCGGTGCGTGGGTGCACGTCGACGGCGCGTTCGGCCTGTGGGCCCGCGCGTCGTCGAAGCGCGTGCTGACGGACGGCATCGACGGCGCAGACAGCTGGACGACCGACGGCCACAAGTGGCTCAACACGCCGTACGACGGCGCGATGGTGATCTGCCGCGACGCGGCCGCGCTCGCGACCGCGATGAACAGCGATGCCGTCTACCTGAGCGGCGCACAGGACGCGCAGAAGAACCTGAACCTCGAGTTCTCGCGGCGCGCGCGCGGCATCCCCGTGTGGGCCGCGCTGCGTTCGCTCGGCCGCGCCGGCGTCGCCACGATGGTCGAGCAGCATTGCGCGCAGGCGGCGCGAGTCGCGGACGGGCTGCGTGCCGCCGGCTACGACGTGCTGAACCGCGTCGTGCTGAACCAGGTGCTCGTGCGCGCCGGCACCGACGATGAAACGGCGGCGATCCTCGCGGCCGCGCAGGCGTCGGGCGACGTGTGGTTCGGCGCGACGGTGTGGCAAGGGCGGCCGGCGTTCCGGATCAGCGTGTCGTCGTGGCGCACCGAAGACGCGCACATCGATCGTCTCGTGGCCTTGCTGACGAAACTGCGCGGCGTGCACGTGCGTTGA
- a CDS encoding ArsR/SmtB family transcription factor — MDDVTRISALANESRLAVMRWLKQPRKHFPPQPHGDFDELGVCCTYITEKLGIAPATTTRHMRILADAGLVQATRAGKFTYYKRIDGALEQLGRDLLQL, encoded by the coding sequence ATGGACGACGTCACCCGCATCAGCGCACTGGCCAACGAAAGCCGCCTGGCCGTGATGCGCTGGCTCAAGCAGCCGCGCAAGCATTTCCCGCCGCAGCCGCACGGCGATTTCGACGAACTCGGCGTGTGCTGCACGTACATCACCGAGAAGCTCGGCATCGCGCCGGCCACGACCACGCGCCACATGCGCATCCTCGCGGATGCCGGGCTCGTGCAGGCGACCCGCGCCGGCAAGTTCACGTACTACAAGCGGATCGATGGCGCGCTTGAGCAGCTCGGCCGCGATCTTTTGCAACTCTGA
- a CDS encoding LysR family transcriptional regulator, giving the protein MLLDNLALFLRIVEKGGLAAAGREFGLSPATVSERLTALERHYGAALLTRTTRAISLTDEGRTLVDGARRLLAEADELESRVRLGVQTLSGPVRLSAPADLGRERVVPVVDAFLAEHPGVTVDLHLGDGYVDVVGQGLDFAIRRGVLADSSLRSRSLGRARRVVCASPAYLAAHGTPQHPDDLAAHDCIVMRFGPDLYAEWPFSIDGELRRVTVRGRRVANDGSLVRAWCVAGHGVALKSLVDVEQDLASGALVEVLRAFSPGDVDLQIVYPGNAVQPRRVRALIDRLAQALGAG; this is encoded by the coding sequence ATGCTGCTCGACAATCTCGCGCTGTTCCTGCGCATCGTGGAGAAGGGCGGACTGGCCGCGGCGGGCCGTGAATTCGGGCTGTCGCCGGCCACCGTGTCCGAGCGGCTGACCGCGCTCGAGCGCCACTACGGCGCGGCGCTGCTCACGCGCACGACGCGAGCGATCAGCCTGACCGACGAAGGCCGCACGCTCGTCGACGGCGCGCGGCGCCTGCTCGCCGAAGCCGACGAACTCGAAAGCCGTGTGCGGCTCGGCGTGCAGACGCTGTCGGGCCCCGTGCGCCTGAGCGCGCCGGCCGATCTCGGCCGCGAGCGGGTAGTGCCGGTGGTCGACGCGTTCCTCGCCGAGCATCCGGGCGTCACGGTCGACCTGCATCTCGGCGACGGTTACGTCGATGTCGTCGGGCAGGGGCTCGATTTCGCGATCCGCCGTGGGGTGCTTGCCGACAGTTCGCTGCGCAGCCGTTCGCTCGGCCGCGCGCGGCGCGTGGTGTGCGCGTCGCCCGCGTATCTCGCGGCGCACGGCACGCCGCAGCATCCGGACGATCTCGCCGCGCACGACTGCATCGTGATGCGCTTCGGGCCGGACCTGTATGCCGAATGGCCGTTCAGCATCGATGGCGAACTCAGGCGCGTGACGGTGCGCGGCCGGCGGGTGGCCAACGATGGCTCGCTCGTGCGCGCGTGGTGCGTCGCGGGGCATGGCGTTGCGCTGAAGTCGCTGGTCGACGTCGAACAGGATCTGGCGTCCGGCGCGCTCGTCGAAGTTTTGCGCGCGTTCTCGCCGGGCGACGTCGACTTGCAGATCGTCTATCCGGGCAACGCCGTGCAACCACGGCGCGTGCGCGCGCTGATCGACAGGTTGGCGCAGGCGCTGGGCGCGGGGTAA
- a CDS encoding aldo/keto reductase, which translates to MEYRTLGRSGLKVPVLSFGAGTFGGTGPLFSAWGNTGVDEARRLIDICLEAGVNLFDTADVYSDGESERVLGAAIKGRRDQVLISTKTGLPTGSGPNDAGTSRARLVRAVDHALRRLDTDYIDLLQLHAFDASTPVEEVMSTLDDLVRAGKLRYIGVSNFAGWQIMKSLAVADQHGWSRYVANQVYYSLVGRDYEWDLMPLGADQGLGALVWSPLGWGRLTGKIRRNTPLPEGSRLHETASFGPPVDDARLYDVVDALDAIAEETGKTVPQIALNWLLQRPTVSSVIIGARNEEQLRQNLGAVGWALTDAQVATLDAASAVEAPYPYFPYRRQQAFAQLNPPLRG; encoded by the coding sequence ATGGAATACCGCACCCTCGGCCGCTCCGGCCTCAAGGTTCCCGTCCTGAGCTTCGGCGCCGGCACGTTCGGCGGCACCGGCCCGCTGTTCAGCGCATGGGGCAACACGGGCGTCGACGAAGCGCGCCGCCTGATCGACATCTGCCTCGAAGCCGGCGTGAACCTGTTCGACACGGCCGACGTGTATTCGGACGGCGAATCGGAGCGCGTGCTCGGCGCCGCGATCAAGGGACGCCGCGACCAGGTGCTGATCTCGACGAAGACGGGCCTGCCGACCGGCAGCGGCCCGAACGACGCAGGCACGTCGCGCGCGCGGCTGGTCCGCGCCGTCGACCACGCACTGCGCCGCCTCGACACCGACTACATCGACCTGCTGCAACTCCATGCGTTCGATGCCAGCACGCCGGTCGAGGAAGTGATGTCGACGCTCGACGATCTCGTGCGCGCGGGCAAGCTGCGCTACATCGGCGTGTCGAACTTCGCGGGGTGGCAGATCATGAAGTCGCTGGCAGTGGCGGATCAGCACGGCTGGTCGCGTTACGTGGCGAACCAGGTCTACTACTCGCTCGTCGGCCGCGACTACGAGTGGGACCTGATGCCGCTCGGCGCCGACCAGGGGCTCGGCGCGCTCGTCTGGAGCCCGCTCGGCTGGGGCCGGCTCACCGGCAAGATCCGGCGCAATACGCCACTGCCCGAAGGCAGCCGCCTGCATGAAACGGCCAGCTTCGGGCCGCCGGTCGACGACGCGCGCCTGTACGACGTGGTCGATGCGCTCGACGCGATCGCCGAGGAAACCGGCAAGACCGTGCCGCAAATCGCGCTGAACTGGCTGCTGCAGCGCCCGACGGTATCGTCGGTGATCATCGGCGCGCGCAACGAGGAACAGCTGCGGCAGAACCTCGGCGCGGTCGGCTGGGCACTGACCGATGCGCAGGTCGCGACGCTCGACGCGGCGAGCGCGGTGGAAGCGCCTTATCCGTACTTCCCGTATCGCCGCCAGCAGGCGTTCGCGCAACTCAATCCGCCGCTGCGCGGGTAA
- a CDS encoding ArsR/SmtB family transcription factor, translating into MELLDIFKALSNRTRLEILQGLKDPVKNFPPQDEGDVHTVGVCVSSIQEGVGLSQSTVSDYLATLQRAGLVEVRRIGQWTYYKRNEAAISALARTIGKDL; encoded by the coding sequence ATGGAATTGCTCGACATCTTCAAAGCCCTCTCGAACCGGACACGCCTTGAAATCCTGCAGGGTTTGAAGGATCCCGTGAAGAACTTCCCGCCGCAGGATGAAGGGGACGTTCATACGGTGGGCGTCTGCGTCAGCAGTATTCAGGAAGGCGTCGGGCTGTCGCAGTCGACGGTGTCCGATTACCTTGCGACGCTGCAACGAGCAGGCCTGGTGGAAGTCAGGCGCATCGGCCAGTGGACCTACTACAAGCGCAACGAAGCAGCCATCAGCGCGCTGGCCAGGACCATCGGGAAAGACCTGTAA
- a CDS encoding zinc-dependent alcohol dehydrogenase family protein, whose translation MKALLLKSFGGPESFELGDVPKPVPHAGQVLVRVHATSINPLDYQVRRGDYPDLVPLPAITGHDVSGVVEAVGPGVTAFSPGDEVWCTPQIFDGPGSYAEYHVAAESIVGKKPPSLSHLEAASLTLVGGTVWEALVVRAALRVGESILVHGGAGGVGHVAIQLAKAIGARVFTTVREANVEFARSLGADVVIDYEKDDYVDAVMRDTGGRGVDVVFDTIGGNTLSRSPDALAQLGRVVTIVDIAQPQNVIQAWGKNASYHFVFTRQNRGKLDELSALIERGQLRPHVGAVYSLADVPLAHALLERPNNGVRGKIAIAVEPSAHSEHGGGTQGA comes from the coding sequence ATGAAAGCGCTGTTGCTCAAGTCATTTGGCGGCCCGGAATCATTCGAACTGGGCGACGTGCCCAAGCCGGTGCCGCACGCGGGACAAGTCCTGGTCCGGGTCCATGCCACCTCCATCAACCCATTGGATTACCAGGTCCGACGGGGTGATTATCCGGACCTGGTGCCACTTCCGGCCATTACCGGACACGACGTATCGGGTGTGGTCGAAGCCGTCGGGCCGGGTGTGACGGCCTTCTCGCCGGGAGACGAGGTCTGGTGCACCCCGCAAATCTTCGACGGGCCTGGCAGCTATGCCGAGTACCACGTGGCTGCCGAAAGCATCGTCGGGAAGAAGCCGCCGTCGCTGAGCCATCTCGAGGCGGCAAGCCTGACGCTGGTTGGCGGGACCGTTTGGGAAGCACTGGTCGTGCGTGCGGCGCTGCGCGTGGGGGAAAGCATTCTGGTACACGGCGGCGCGGGAGGCGTCGGCCATGTGGCGATCCAGCTCGCCAAAGCCATCGGCGCAAGGGTGTTCACGACCGTGCGCGAAGCAAACGTCGAGTTCGCCCGAAGCCTGGGTGCGGATGTGGTCATCGACTACGAAAAGGACGATTACGTCGACGCCGTCATGCGAGACACCGGTGGCCGCGGCGTCGACGTCGTGTTCGACACCATCGGCGGCAACACCCTGTCGCGCAGCCCCGATGCGCTCGCCCAGCTTGGCCGCGTCGTCACGATCGTGGACATCGCCCAGCCGCAAAACGTCATTCAGGCCTGGGGCAAGAACGCGAGCTATCACTTCGTGTTCACGCGACAAAACCGCGGCAAGCTGGATGAGTTGAGCGCGTTGATCGAGCGTGGACAGCTGCGGCCACACGTGGGTGCGGTCTATTCCCTTGCCGACGTTCCGCTCGCGCACGCGCTGCTCGAACGCCCCAACAACGGGGTTCGAGGAAAGATCGCGATTGCAGTCGAGCCGTCGGCTCATTCCGAACATGGTGGCGGCACCCAAGGGGCGTGA
- a CDS encoding GNAT family N-acetyltransferase, with translation MNANDTGLTVRAVTENDYDQWLPLWDGYNRFYGRFDDTALPLRVTQLTWSRFFDGYEPVHAFVAERDDRLVGLVHFLYHRSTTHIGPTCYLQDLFTLDSERGKGVGRALIEAVYEAARAHRAERVYWQTHETNHTAMRLYDTVAAKPGAVLYRKELSR, from the coding sequence ATGAACGCCAACGACACCGGACTGACCGTACGCGCGGTCACGGAAAACGACTACGACCAGTGGCTGCCGCTGTGGGACGGCTATAACCGCTTCTACGGCCGCTTCGACGACACGGCGCTGCCGCTGCGGGTCACACAACTCACGTGGTCGCGCTTCTTCGACGGTTACGAACCCGTGCACGCGTTCGTCGCGGAGCGCGACGACAGGCTCGTCGGACTCGTGCATTTCCTGTATCACCGCAGCACGACGCACATCGGGCCGACCTGCTACCTGCAGGACCTGTTCACGCTCGACAGCGAGCGCGGCAAGGGCGTCGGCCGCGCGCTGATCGAAGCCGTGTACGAGGCCGCGCGTGCGCATCGCGCCGAACGCGTGTACTGGCAGACACACGAGACGAATCACACGGCGATGCGGCTCTACGACACCGTCGCGGCAAAGCCGGGGGCTGTGCTCTACCGGAAGGAGTTGTCGCGCTGA
- a CDS encoding class I SAM-dependent methyltransferase has translation MTDTTAITEHWTQVADQWIGWAGKPGHDAFWKYRAGLAAYIGRDTGRALEIGCGEGRVSRELKALGYDVTATDVVPAMLDAARHADSAHRYELADAASLPFDAASFDLVMAYNVLMDLDDMQRALNEARRVLKPGGTLFISLVHPFRDRGSFAGPQPDAPFVLKGSYFGREHFDGVETRDGLSMHFAGWSLPLQAYMEALEAAGFAIVSLREPPPDQADTDQLKQWARVPLFLWVKARPMD, from the coding sequence ATGACCGACACGACAGCCATCACCGAACACTGGACACAGGTTGCCGACCAATGGATCGGCTGGGCCGGCAAGCCGGGGCACGATGCGTTCTGGAAATACCGCGCGGGGCTCGCGGCGTATATCGGTCGCGACACCGGCCGCGCGCTGGAGATTGGCTGCGGCGAAGGCCGCGTGAGCCGCGAGCTGAAGGCGCTCGGCTACGACGTGACCGCGACCGACGTGGTGCCCGCGATGCTCGACGCCGCGCGTCACGCGGATTCCGCACATCGCTACGAGCTGGCCGACGCGGCGTCGCTGCCGTTCGACGCGGCCAGCTTCGATCTCGTGATGGCGTACAACGTACTGATGGACCTCGACGACATGCAGCGTGCGTTGAACGAAGCGCGCCGCGTGCTGAAACCGGGCGGGACGTTGTTCATCTCGCTCGTGCACCCATTCCGCGATCGTGGCAGCTTCGCGGGGCCGCAACCCGATGCGCCGTTCGTGCTGAAGGGTAGCTATTTCGGGCGCGAGCACTTCGACGGCGTGGAAACGCGCGACGGGCTGTCGATGCACTTCGCGGGCTGGTCGCTGCCGCTGCAGGCGTACATGGAAGCGCTGGAAGCGGCCGGGTTCGCGATCGTGTCGCTGCGCGAGCCGCCGCCCGATCAGGCGGATACGGACCAGTTGAAGCAGTGGGCGCGCGTGCCGCTGTTTTTGTGGGTCAAGGCGCGGCCGATGGATTGA
- a CDS encoding DUF4410 domain-containing protein, protein MKSVFRHAALALVTISFLSGCASSVTREASDQPGAIATASTPKFGTKPVIVNVTLDNAAQEALKDNLKFSPDNLKGKIESALAARKLLATAGSTDAMHLNVEVTGIRVRSSFSAVMFGFMAGNDHVDGTVTLTDADNHPVDRFKVSASYALGGIAGIDSLRMDWLYEKFTEKTLATLDPVTAATQADTAPAASKKL, encoded by the coding sequence ATGAAATCCGTATTCCGTCATGCCGCGCTGGCATTGGTGACGATCAGCTTCCTGTCGGGCTGCGCGAGCAGCGTGACACGCGAGGCCAGCGATCAGCCGGGGGCGATCGCGACTGCATCGACGCCCAAATTCGGCACGAAGCCCGTGATCGTGAATGTCACGCTCGACAATGCCGCGCAGGAAGCGCTGAAAGACAATCTGAAATTCAGCCCCGACAACCTGAAAGGGAAAATCGAAAGCGCACTGGCCGCACGCAAGCTGCTGGCAACGGCCGGTTCGACCGATGCGATGCACCTGAACGTCGAAGTCACCGGCATTCGCGTGCGATCGAGTTTCTCGGCCGTCATGTTCGGCTTCATGGCCGGCAACGATCACGTCGACGGCACCGTGACGCTCACCGATGCCGACAATCATCCGGTCGACCGCTTCAAGGTGTCGGCATCGTATGCGCTCGGCGGTATCGCCGGCATCGACAGCCTGCGCATGGACTGGCTGTACGAGAAATTCACCGAGAAGACGCTCGCGACGCTCGATCCGGTGACCGCGGCCACGCAGGCCGACACGGCACCGGCAGCATCGAAGAAGCTGTAA